The following is a genomic window from Chrysiogenia bacterium.
CGTGGAGATCGTGCCGCGCGAGTTCGACGCCGAGGGGCTCGTTGCCTACTTCAGCGAGCAGGGCGTGACCGGCAAGAAGGTGCTCATTCCGCGCGCGAAGGAAGCGCGCGAAGTGCTGCCCGAAGAGCTACGCAAGATGGGCAACGAAGTCCTCGTCGCGCCCGTCTACCAGAGCGTCCTTCCCGAGGGCGGCGGCGCGCGGCTTCGCGAGATGATCGAAGACGGCGGCATCGATCTGGTTACCTTCAGCTCTTCGTCGACGGTGAAGAATTTCTTCGAGCTCGTGGGCGAGGACCTCGCACCGACGGTGCAGGAAAAATGCACCATCGCGTGCATCG
Proteins encoded in this region:
- a CDS encoding uroporphyrinogen-III synthase; the encoded protein is VEIVPREFDAEGLVAYFSEQGVTGKKVLIPRAKEAREVLPEELRKMGNEVLVAPVYQSVLPEGGGARLREMIEDGGIDLVTFSSSSTVKNFFELVGEDLAPTVQEKCTIACIGPITAKTAEEFGLKIDIQPPNYTIPELIEAVVAYYAK